The sequence TGGcgaaaaagggaaaagggAAAGGGGGATAAGAATTACTcaagaattaaataaaggATGGTTAAGcaataaactttttttgaAACCAAGAGGGATATGCATTATGGCATGCAGGTAAATCACTTTGTGTGatataccaaaaaaaaagaataaatagaCAAATGGACAAACGGGCAAATGTGCAAATGGACATAAGGACAAATGAACAGACAAATGAACAGACAAATGAACAGACAAATGAACGAATTCTATAACACTGTGCTTTTCCGCATAACGgcgaaaaagtaaaaaacaaaaatatccTTTCAGAGTATGTTCATTTATATGCCGTGTCTACatagacatatatatatattcatatatatggatTTTTACGTATACGTTTACATACAtcttatgtaaataatacaataccGAAATAAATGGGAatgaattacaaaaattagcaattcatttttatatgaacaaaagtaacaaggaaaaataaaaaaaagggagtGTTTCATTGATGGTGTTCAACTGCCTGCCTAATCGCCTGCGCTgttgttaattttatattatagttAAACGCATCAAGCGAGTGTACATAACACCGCATGGgcaaatgtatgtatatatgtatgtatgcatttacctacgcatgtatgtatacttaCATAAGTACCTTCCCCCCGCACATGTTTGTGGAGCAATAAAAAGTGCTTCCTCAATACAAAGCTGTCATACGGATGGCCATTGTAcatgtaaaattttatcataCCTACGTCTCGACATCTTGCAAAAGTAAATGCGTTTATACATTTGCAAAACGGAATTTACAGCAAATACAGCAAATCTTTGCTCTTTGATTTCTTTTCCTGTCCCagttttttcttaaaaattgactttcattctttttttttttttttttcaacgttttgtttcatttcgctcactgttttgttttatttcgttcatttaattttgttcatttaattttgttcatttatttttgttcattaatttttgttcattaatttttgttcatttatttttgttcatttatttttgttcatttatttttgttcatttaattttattttatttcactgTGTTAtttctcttcatttttcttcatttttcttcattttttttttttttttaacaaatggTAAACGCCAAGAGGGCGTGTTTTCATTTTGAGCGTACgcttaaaaaggaaaaggaattAAAAGTAAATCTTTGAGATGTGTTTCAGttgcattttaaaaaacattagGATTAAGAGAAGAGAAAAGAAGAGCAGgataaattgttttattccttttaacATCTGGACAAGTCCTCATTTGgcattcttatatttttgctcTTCTCTTCTAAACAAAAAGGGAacggaagaaaaaaaaaaaaagaaaaaaaaaaaaaaaaagggatgaGCGCACAAACGTCATTTCAGCGTATTGCAGCGCAGTGAGGAggatatatacatgtacatacataaaggTGCCgattttcctttatttttttatatttttatatttttatattttttcttcgttCGCTTTGTCGTTTTTTTTCGTTCGTTTTgtaattttactatttttactcATTTATCTCCTAATATTTTCTCATTTATCTCCTAATATTTTCTCATTTATCTCCTAATATTTTCTCATTTATCTCCTAATTTCTTCTCATTTAttcttctaattttttctcattaaGTCTTCTAATTTCTTCTCATTTGTTCtaattttttctcatttattcttataatttttcttcatctccatttttgcattttttttcatccattttcctttttttttgatggCCCTTGTCAAAAACGAATGATGAACAAGAGCAATTACAGCCTGTGGGTGGGTAACATCCCATTTGATGTTACTGAAAAAGAATTGCATGAAATTTTGTCGAAAGTAGGGGATGTAATTAAtgtaagaataaaatatgatattgataaaaatacaaGTAAAGGATTTGCTTTTTGTGAGTATAAAGATGTGGAAACATGTATGTTAGCactgaaatatataaatgggTATGAAGTAAAAGGGAGAAAATTAAAACTGTATTGGGCCAACGAAGAGTTTAAAGAAAAGTTGACGAGCAATACGACTAGTAGTAGTGGTGTAGACATAATGACAGGAAAGAATAGAGAAGATGGGAGTGGTAAAAGAAATGGTAATACAAAAGACGTAAATAAATTAGAGCAACGTGGTAATATTTTAAGCACATGTTACAGTAGAAAGAATATGACTGAAGGAAATACACACAGTAGTACAAATGGTATGAACTACACCATAGTAACAGCTCcaaataattatgtaaaacataataatctTTCTATAGATAAGGAGTTATGGTGGAATAATATAGAAGAAAACATGATGAAAGTAAATATTGCAAACATTATGCATACGTTAACAACTGCACAGATTATATACGTTTTGtcctattttaaaaattatgctttaaagaattataatagcttaaaaatgctttttcaaaaaaatggaaatgttgGTTATGCTCTTCTTCATTGTTTATTCCTCGTTAATGTAATTAAAGAGCATAACGTGGGTAGCTCTAGTGATATGCATATTTGTGTTAATAACGATACAATAATGAATAGAAATGAACGAATACTACAGATGAACAGCAGCAAGGTGAAAATTAGGTTAAACGAGGAGGAACACAAAGGGGGGGTCAACAGTTATAATCATTACAGTAATAGTGTTTTCATTAGTAGTACTGCTAATAGTAACAACAAAATGAAGGgatatagtaaaaataaagacgACAGTggtacaaatttttttttcaaaaataataataaaaagaatgctAATAGTACAAAAGATGAAAGTGTTATCATGCATGGaaaaaatgagaataatttagccaaaaataatttttcgtCCTCCTccaatttttcaaaaaaaaattacatgtaCAGTTCAGATAATGTGTTAGCCATAGGGGAAAAAGTGGTAAACGCTCCAAATATGGCAAATATAACAAACGTAGTAAGTGTAGGTTTGtatggaaataaaaagaatgatACTATGCCAAGTAACAAATACAGTACTAACAGAAAtgatttttcaaattataattataacaaaaatcGTTTCATCCATGAAGAGGAATCTATAACGAGTGGCTATGacgatatatataataatgtgtaTCCAAGTAGTAGTACCATGGGAGGTATAAAAGCGAGGGGAAGGAAAGGTGGTCTATACACCGGGggtaataatattactaaCATACCCCATGCTTCTATTGCTAATAACGGCGGTGGTAATGGTAAACTAAATAACGAATCTGCTCCCTATGATGGAAAACTATTCGATGATAACATAGTTATGAACTCAATGAGTGTTGGCAGTAATACTACAGAGTACAGGATAAATTACATGAATGATTTTTTTGATCAAAATAATGGTATTAACAACGcgaaaataataaatcgTGCACATAACAACGTCAGTTTTGTGGAACGCGGAATGGATTCAAATCAGGCTAATCAGGCTAATCAGGCTAATCAGGCTAATCAGACTAGCCATGTGAGCCATATAGGCCACTCCAGTCATGCAAGTTATGCTAACCATGCCAACCATGCTGACTATCCCGACTATGTGAAAGCAGTGGAAACAAAACATATGTACAAGGAGTATGTGAATGATGGGGAAAGGTCTAACAATATGAGGGGGGTTGAAGTAGGATTCAACAGTTTTTACCACAGTGGAAACGAGGTAAGCGAGGCAAACGCGGTTAAGGGGAAAAACGAGGTTAAGGGGACAAACGAGTTAAATGGTACAAACGAGTTAAATGGTACAAACGAGATAAACCTAATGAACGACTTGCAGAATGGAAGAAACAGAGACGACATTAGTGGTAAGCGTTTCACTGATATGAAGAAGGAGGTTAAGGGATCTAACGAACGAATGTATGATTACAGTGGGAAAGAAATTAATGAACATAATGATCTGAACAGTTCAGGCGATTTGTATGGAAAGAATTATAACATAGAAGGAAATAACCTTATTAATGATGACAAgtcaaaaaagaaaaaatataatataatgaaaaagaatttatatactACCAATTGTAAGGGTAATAAAACTTTAATAATGGAGGGTATGAAGAGTAATGAGAATAATGCATCAACTGTTCATTCTTTAAGTAGTACCAATAATGCTTGTATAGACTCATTATATGCAAATGTTGACTTGCCAGATGAGGACTTAGTGAATgaagttattaaaaatgaagatatattaaacaatattttaaaatcaaaaataCAAGACATGAAAAATTGGAACAGTGAGCAGAGAATGCAGGTCCTTTCTATTCAGAAGGCCCTCCAGCTGAAGGGGTACATGCTCAAGTGAGGTGTGTGTGGAGACATACCTACATACGAagaaacatacatatatgtttgtgtgtattatgtatgtatgtacctACTAGCTTTATGAATGCGTGCATACATTCAAAGGTGTGTACACACATGAACAGGTATGATTTCCCCCGTATTCgtaactcttttttttttttttttttttttttttttttgtgtatttatgcgtatatatgtacatgtgtacgCGCGCAGCTGAGCCCTACATGTGATGTTGTAATAATTGTCTAGGTTACTATTtgagaaaattttatttttctgaaTATCTTAAACTTAAGTGTTAAGTGAACCCTCCTTGTTTATTAAAGAGGTCTTTACTTATTTTTCAAGTTCAAAAAGagatcaattttttttcgtcATAATTCTGCATATATCGTGGTATGTCACTTTGCAGTAGTTCATCTTGATGTTCTTTATTCTGTTATACTgagttttaattattttaatcctgttatattttactgtattttgttttattttgctatattttgttttattttgctgTATTTTGCTgtattttgctatattttgttttattttgctgtattttgctttattttgctatattttgttttattttgctatattttgctatattttgctGTATTTTGctgtattttgttttattttgttttattttgctatattttgttttattttgctatattttgctatattttgctGTATTTTGctgtattttgttttattttgttttattttgctatattttgttttattttgctatattttgctatattttgctatattttgttttattttgctatattttgctatattttgctatattttgttttatatttttatattattatttttttttttttcaatgcTTCTGGAATGCTCGCATATGACTGTGCATGTCTACTTGATGCccataaacaaaataaaataaaaaaaaaaaaaaaaaaaaatttctacaAAATGATGCTTTCACTTTTCGTTTATTTTACAAGTATAGCGGCTGCTTTGCGACGCGTATATTAGTAGGCTTATGcgcatatatacgtatatacgtatgtacgtatgtatgtgcatatatatatgtatgtatatgtatgtatatgtatgtatatgtatgtatatgtatgtatgtgtatatatatgtatgtatgtgtatatatatgtatgtatgtgtatatatatgtatgtatgtgtatatatgtatgtatgtgtatatatatgtatgtatgtgtatatatatgtatgtatgttgtatatgtatgtatatgtatgtatgtgtatgtatatgtatgtatgtgtatatatatgtatgtatgtgtatatatatgtatgtatatgtatgtatatgtatgtatgtgtatgtatacttGTGCATGTTTGTACTTCCGTGCGCACTGTGATTGTGGCATGGCGAAAAGGGGTTGGTTTCACTTAAGATGAATGATAGGTACCTActaaacaatatattaataaaaagctCCTTAGTAAAGAGATATGTGAAATGCCCTTATAGAAATGAAAAGGGCGGAAAGAACATTGTAGTGCTGCTGTACATGTAcagtaaatattataaaaagatatgTACAGTTGATAAATTTAAGACAAGTAACAAAAAgctatatattgtatatacgagtgataaaaatgtaaaaatcaataatataaaaaataggatCGTTAAACATAATGTActttacaattttaaaattttattttctgttatgttgtttttaattcttctatATTCTTTTCTAATATGTTTGATAGTCTACAATAATAAACATCATGTTGAGTGCACACTACCTTTTACTGACTGTCCTTTACTATTACACGCCGATATTCATAACTTCTTTAAAAACTATAAAGTAAACAATATAACGAAGGAGAATATACTGGCCATATATAGAAGCATGGAAAAGTTGAATGCACATCGTCATCACACACATGGTAGCAATGCGCTACGAAGCAGTATATCAGGAAGAGGCATGTTAGGAGGGGGTATACTACGAAACGGTGcacatatgaaaaaaaaaaggtacacGATATTAAAAACACAAAGAGTACAGTGCACCCACTGTGAAGTTGTTTTTAGCATAATGGGAAATGAAACGGTGCAAGATATTTTTGACtttgaagaaataaataagtgCGTTAAAATTATCGACACAAGATCCTGtgttaatgtaaaaaatggtGTAATAAAGAACAgcaaaattcatatatataaaaagtacaCAGATACTATAAAAAACATGGATCATCTAGAGAATTTGAATAGCCATGAGTATTTCCTAAAGGGCATGTACTACAACTCCTACATGAAGGAGAAAGTCGTCATTCGGGGTAAGAAAACGAACAAAAGGGGGGATGGGAGGTAATGTGCTTCCCCATCTTCGTTGCCAGAGCCACATaacatattatttgtatCGCTTTATTCTGctcattttactttttaccCATTTGTCCCTTCACCCTCGTTCTTTCCTCTTTTACTGCTTTTGCTCGTTCTCTTTacagataaaataaaatacttgTACCCTTCTTTATACAACTATGTGGTTAACCTGGAcgattttaaattttatggcGAAGGAGGCAAAAGTACTGCATGCACGCGTTCACACAGGTGTCCATGCGGATATCCACGCGgatgtacatgtgtatttCCATATGCATCTTCTTATAAACGCTAGTGCATGCTCTAAAGCTAGATCAGGCATAAGATCAACTTAACTTCGCTTCCTCTCATTcgttatttacttatttttcgttcctatttcttttctatttagtttcctttt comes from Plasmodium malariae genome assembly, chromosome: 7 and encodes:
- the PmUG01_07044800 gene encoding mRNA processing protein, putative; translation: MNKSNYSLWVGNIPFDVTEKELHEILSKVGDVINVRIKYDIDKNTSKGFAFCEYKDVETCMLALKYINGYEVKGRKLKLYWANEEFKEKLTSNTTSSSGVDIMTGKNREDGSGKRNGNTKDVNKLEQRGNILSTCYSRKNMTEGNTHSSTNGMNYTIVTAPNNYVKHNNLSIDKELWWNNIEENMMKVNIANIMHTLTTAQIIYVLSYFKNYALKNYNSLKMLFQKNGNVGYALLHCLFLVNVIKEHNVGSSSDMHICVNNDTIMNRNERILQMNSSKVKIRLNEEEHKGGVNSYNHYSNSVFISSTANSNNKMKGYSKNKDDSGTNFFFKNNNKKNANSTKDESVIMHGKNENNLAKNNFSSSSNFSKKNYMYSSDNVLAIGEKVVNAPNMANITNVVSVGLYGNKKNDTMPSNKYSTNRNDFSNYNYNKNRFIHEEESITSGYDDIYNNVYPSSSTMGGIKARGRKGGLYTGGNNITNIPHASIANNGGGNGKLNNESAPYDGKLFDDNIVMNSMSVGSNTTEYRINYMNDFFDQNNGINNAKIINRAHNNVSFVERGMDSNQANQANQANQANQTSHVSHIGHSSHASYANHANHADYPDYVKAVETKHMYKEYVNDGERSNNMRGVEVGFNSFYHSGNEVSEANAVKGKNEVKGTNELNGTNELNGTNEINLMNDLQNGRNRDDISGKRFTDMKKEVKGSNERMYDYSGKEINEHNDLNSSGDLYGKNYNIEGNNLINDDKSKKKKYNIMKKNLYTTNCKGNKTLIMEGMKSNENNASTVHSLSSTNNACIDSLYANVDLPDEDLVNEVIKNEDILNNILKSKIQDMKNWNSEQRMQVLSIQKALQLKGYMLK